Genomic window (Syntrophales bacterium):
TTTCGATGCGTTTGAGGAGTTTTGCGTCTGAGTCAATTTCAAGGGGCGTTTCGCTGCCCTTGAGACCCAGGGCCTCCGCCCTGAGAAAGACCGTAGGGATCGCCGCATCTACGAGCGATGCCTCAACGTCGTCCTCCCCTTCGACCGCGAGCGTATCCTTTACCCTGCCCGTCGGCAGCAGTTTGCCGGTGAGGGACCCTGCGCTGTCTGCCCAGTCCAAAATGATCTTGGCGCCGGTTCCCGGCACGCCGTCGATTTTATGCTTCCCCTCAACCTCAGCGCGATTGCCCCTTACCGGGACTTCTGCGATGATCACCTTGCCGGTGTTGACCTGATGGATTCGCACACGGGTGAGCGGCGCCACTGCCTTTACCAGCCCTTCGTCGATGGCAAACGGGCCCACTGCCGAGGAGATGTTGCCGCAATTGGATATCCAGTCGATCATGGGCGCGGCCATGCTGACCTGGCCGAAGAGGTAGTCCACATCGCAGTCCGGGCGCGTGGAGGGGCCAATTACCGCGACCTTGCTGGTGAGCAGCTCCGCCCCTCCCAAGCCATCGATTTCCCGGAAGTCGGGGGTGCCGAAGACCCGTCTGATCACCTTGTCCCGCAGACCCGGCTCCTGCGGCAGGTCGCTTAAGTGAAAGAAAATGCCCTTGCTTGTTCCCCCGCGCATGATGGCGCAGCGAACCATTTCCTGAATTTCCATTTTATACACCTCTTTATATGCAAATCCCCCCATCCCCCCTTTGCCAAAGGGGGGCAAGGGGGGATTTTCATGCTTCGTTGTGCCCCACGAGTATGGGGGTTTGTAAGAACAGGTTCGGGTCATTACTTCTCAAAACAGTAAGAACAATGCGATTGCTGAAGGTGACATATAATGTCTGGATAAATATTTCTCAACCATTTATTTTGTCTTTCTGTGCTTCACGTCAATTGCAAGGTTATCGTAAAGCAGATGACCAGGCGCCTGCTTCGGGCATCAACTCTGGGCGGGGGTGCTAAAAAAATGCCCACCTTCCCCTTGAGGGCAGGCTATGCTGAGAAAAAAATGCGCGCATGCCTATGGCCGCTACCATTAAACTCCTTTTTCACCTAATTAATCGGTTTTAATAACAGCGTTTTACGGATGTTTTCCGTTTATGTTTGCCTTCTGGCACAACTGTTGCTTTTCAGGGGAGCAAGAAGGGAAAGGAGGCGTTGCCTTGGAAAACAAAAATTGCGAAAAATGCGGAAAAGAGATTTCCGGTGCGGGCGAGGTTTTGTGTCCCGAATGCAAGGAAGGGGTCAGACGGAAAAGCGGCAGGCGCTTATGGTATTCAGGGATTGCCGTTGTACTGCTGCTGCTTGCCGGAGCGGGTTTTCTGTACGCGGAAAAACAGGCGTGGGAATTTTCGTGGGACGTAGTGCTCGGAAGGCCGGCGGCGGTGGTGAATGGGGAGTCGATCTCCCGGTCCGAGGCGCGCTCGAAGCTTAATGTCAGCAGACTCATGCTGGAAAAAGAGTACGGAAAAGGGTTGTTTGCCGGTGAGCAGGGCAGAGCGCTCTTGGGACGTCTGGAACGCGACGTCTTGGAGAAGATGGTGGAAGAAAGGCTGGTGGCGCGTGAGGCAAGCCGCTTGAAGATAAAGGTGGGCGATGACCTGGTTCAACAGGAGATCAAGCGGATAGAGAAGATCGGCCGGGAGATTTACGGGAATGACGATAATTTTCAGGCCAGCCTTAAGGAGGATGGCATCTCTCAGGAATACCTGGTGGGGCAAGTCCGGAACCTTCTCCTTTTTCAGGAGGTCAAAAAGGCAAAAGCTCCGCCGCAAGCCGATTCCGAAGCCTATTTTGCCGAGTGGCTGACCCAGGACAGAAAGGCAGCCAAGGTGGCCTTTAATCAAACCGTTCCTCCGGCGCCGTCGTTAGCCCAGGGAGAGGAGTCGTGCTGCGGCGCCGGTGGAGGCAGCAGCGCCGGAGTGGGCGGCTGTGGAACGAAGCAGGCGCCCGGCGCTCTGGATCCAAAGTTGCAGAGCACGGCCAGCGTCGCGGCTCTCGATGCTTATCGGGGGACCCATCCCGCCGAGCAGGGGTTGGAGGCAAAGGTTACCGATTACGGCTGTCATGTCCAGGTGGACATCGAAAAGGGTGGAAAAATAGTTGCATCCTATTCCTATAGAGACGGAAAAGTATCTGAAATATAACAAGAAGGAGAGGGTGATGAAGGAAAATAAAGCAGAAGTGTTGAAGGGCAATGAGTCGAAACGGGAAAAACTTTTAAAAACAGAGAAGAAGTTCCCCTTCGTGAAGATAATCGTGATTTTACTGGCGGTAACCATTCCGCTGGCTTGGTTCATATTGAGGAGCGGCTCTGAGGCTGGCGCTGTCAGCGCCACCGGAACTCAGGTTACGCAAAAGGTCAACTACAGTGGTCAGAATATTCGCATGACGACGGTGGACGCGGTTTCCGGCAGCGGTTCCATCGAAATACCCGCGGATATCGTAAAGGACAAGAAGATCGTTTACTTTGAATACAGCAAGGGGGGAAAAAAGGCGCCCCTCATGGC
Coding sequences:
- a CDS encoding SurA N-terminal domain-containing protein; the encoded protein is MENKNCEKCGKEISGAGEVLCPECKEGVRRKSGRRLWYSGIAVVLLLLAGAGFLYAEKQAWEFSWDVVLGRPAAVVNGESISRSEARSKLNVSRLMLEKEYGKGLFAGEQGRALLGRLERDVLEKMVEERLVAREASRLKIKVGDDLVQQEIKRIEKIGREIYGNDDNFQASLKEDGISQEYLVGQVRNLLLFQEVKKAKAPPQADSEAYFAEWLTQDRKAAKVAFNQTVPPAPSLAQGEESCCGAGGGSSAGVGGCGTKQAPGALDPKLQSTASVAALDAYRGTHPAEQGLEAKVTDYGCHVQVDIEKGGKIVASYSYRDGKVSEI
- a CDS encoding DUF2318 domain-containing protein; translation: MKENKAEVLKGNESKREKLLKTEKKFPFVKIIVILLAVTIPLAWFILRSGSEAGAVSATGTQVTQKVNYSGQNIRMTTVDAVSGSGSIEIPADIVKDKKIVYFEYSKGGKKAPLMAYITPSGKLVTAISMCEPCRSTKFHIEGDEMVCNACGTRWTLEKLQGVSGGCLAYPPDVVAHTLEGGKVKIQDTIILGWKPRV